DNA from Branchiostoma lanceolatum isolate klBraLanc5 chromosome 6, klBraLanc5.hap2, whole genome shotgun sequence:
CACTGGAGTAATTGTGCAGAGCCTGCAGAACATTTTAGAAAGCTATTAAGTTTTCAGATTGTGATACTTCATGTAGCCACACCTGCAAAGTAGGAAACATTAGAAGGTGCCTGAGTCTTATGGACCTGCCAAAACCTCTGAGTCAGGCATCTACATCATGATGCTGCATCTGGTCATGACCACCGGTTGTTACAGTACCCGTGGTGTCTGGTGCACCACCGGTTGTTACAGTACCCGTGGTGTCTGGTGCACCACCGGTTATTACAGTACCCGTGGTGTCTGTGTTGCTGTATACAGCACCAAAGTGTGGGACAACAGAGCGATTCCTGGTCCACCTCTTCCAACAGATTGTGAGAACGATGCAACCAATGAGGACAGTGCCGGCTGCTGCACCAGCGATAGTGCCAATGAGAACAGAAATGGGGAGATTGGGATGAGATTCAGATTCTTCTGAAGGTAGAGAATTGACAAGAACAGGCACAGAGAAAGTGGGAGAAAATACAAGCTTTTCTGAGGGTATAGAGCCAACAGAGACAGTTTGAGACAAAGTGGGGCTAGATTTAAGGTGTTCTGAAGGTGTAGAGCCAACAGGTCCAGGCTCGGAGAAAGTGGGAGAAGAAGAAAGGTTGCCATTGCCAGTGGGATGGGTTGAAGTACCTGTGGTAGCCACAGAAAGAGGTGAAGCATTTGTGGTAGTCGTGGGCAGATTCAAGTGGACATCAACGGAGAGTGTGGCAGAAGCAGAGCCAGTAGGATTTGTTGCAATACAGACGTACTGCCCagcatctgctgcagtaacattagTTACGGTGACAGCACCATTCACTCCCACAGTCACCCTCCCACCTGACTGAGCATTAGCATTCAGTCCAGATGGAAGGGTGACTGTGATGTCTGGTTGAGGTATACCTGAAGCTTCACAGACCAAACGGAGCTCGAGTGTGCCCTGCGCCAATGAGATATTGTCAACCATCTGAAAGCTTACAATGGTTGGCTCCTCACAGTTCAGATCCTCAGGATTGATATATTTCAGCTTTCGTCCTTGTAACTGGGCTGGTTGAGAACAAGTTATCTGATTTTCAAACGATTTAGACCCTCTCATCTTTAACCTGAAGGGAAGCATAGTACAGTTACACTGCCAAGGGTTGTTGGAAATTCTTATGCTAGTGATTGCTGACAGCATGGAATAGGCAGTGGAGGGAAGTGTCACCATTCGGTTTGAGTTCAAGGTCAACTGTAGAAGCTGTGGTAGATCTGAGAACATACGTATACTTGGCTGGATGGTTGTTATCTTGTTGTTGTCAAGGCGCAACTGTTGGAGCTTGGGTAGGTTTGAGATTGCACCGGGCTGAATGTTTTTtatcttgttgttgttcaggTGCAACTGTCGGAGATGtggtagatttgaaaatgcacCAACATGGATGGTAGTTATTTGGTTAGAGGAAAGGTGCAACTCTCGGAGAAGGGGTAGGTTTGAAAATGCACCTGCCTGAATGTTACTTATCTGGTTGTAGTCAAGGCGCAAATGTTGGAGCTGTGGTATGTTTGAGAACATACCAGGCTTAATGGTTTTtatcttgttgttgttcaggTACAACCTTCGGAGCTGGGGCAGGTTTGAGACCATACCATGCTGAATGATTGTTATCTTGTTATTGTTCAGGTGCAACTGTTGGAGCTTGGGTAGGTTTGAGAATGTACCGAACTGAATGTTATTCATCTGGTTGTTGTACAAGTACAACCTTTGGAGCTGTGGTAGGTTTGAGAACATACCAGGCTGAATGATAGTTATCTGGTTGGAGTCAAGGCGTAACTGTTGGAGCCGTGGTAGGTTTAAAACTGCACCAGGCTGAATGTTGGTTATCTTATTGTCGTTCAGGTGCAACCATTCGAGCTTTGGTAGGTTTGAGAAAGAACCAGACTGAATGTTCATTAGCTTGTTTCCGGTCAGATGCAACTCTTGAAGCTGTTGTAGAAAGTAGAATGTACTGGGCTGAATGTTAGTTATTTGGTTTCTGGATAGATATAGTTTTATCAAACTTCTGTACCTGAGGAAAGCAGATTGACTCAAGGTTGTGATCTTATTGCTTCTTAAGTTAAGACTAGTGATACTTTTTGGCAGATTCTGAGGAACACTGCTGAGACCTCTATTGCTGCAGTCGCAGGATGATGGTGTACAGCTGCACCCAGCTGCAGTCGGTCCAGTTCCTGTTAGGATGATGAGCAGAAGAACCAGCAGTCTCTTCAGCATTTTGTCTGCTAGAGAAGGAAATGAATGTAAAATGCAACTGAAAGCAAACTCATGTTACTTAGCTGTAACTtaaaatgtcatcaaaatgtcatcatcatgtACTGCAGCTTCTTCATCTGCATCATTGGAAATGTGTTGCAGTTAAAATC
Protein-coding regions in this window:
- the LOC136437112 gene encoding leucine-rich repeat-containing protein 15-like; this encodes MNIQSGSFSNLPKLEWLHLNDNKITNIQPGAVLNLPRLQQLRLDSNQITIIQPGMFSNLPQLQRLYLYNNQMNNIQFGTFSNLPKLQQLHLNNNKITIIQHGMVSNLPQLRRLYLNNNKIKTIKPGMFSNIPQLQHLRLDYNQISNIQAGAFSNLPLLRELHLSSNQITTIHVGAFSNLPHLRQLHLNNNKIKNIQPGAISNLPKLQQLRLDNNKITTIQPSIRMFSDLPQLLQLTLNSNRMVTLPSTAYSMLYFNPSHWQWQPFFFSHFLRAWTCWLYTFRTP